Proteins encoded in a region of the Planococcus citri chromosome 1, ihPlaCitr1.1, whole genome shotgun sequence genome:
- the LOC135838014 gene encoding fibroblast growth factor receptor homolog 1-like isoform X2 encodes MQQQINKMGMEIISMSQWVKRVVIENDIALDENESDMLRLPNVSIQYTSIPRFAEDATVPKDEYELPPDANWEIPRKNIVLGKCLGEGQFGEVVEGKVLGLLQQNVVTTVAVKMLKNSHTDADMVNLVMEMELMKLIGGHENVLKLLGCCTLDGPLFLITEYSSHGNLLDFLRKNHPSTGAQKVTQNQLSEEILMIFALQIAKGMEYLASIKFVHRDLAARNVLVFDNNVVKIADFGLARDIRQMYYYRLKTGGQLPVKWMAPETFTDRRHTSKSDVYSLMSKCWNYLPEDRPEFTNIIKDLDDILTNCDKTIKEPDVNDSNLTTESDDTENETDDELVVRLE; translated from the exons ATGCAACAGCAAATTAATAAAATGGGTATGGAAATAATATCTATGTCACAATGGGTAAAACGAGTAGTGATCGAGAATGACATCGCACTGGATGAGAATGAATCAGACATgttg AGATTACCAAACGTCAGTATCCAATACACGTCTATTCCAAGATTTGCTGAAGATGCAACTGTACCGAAAGATGAATACGAATTACCTCCTGATGCTAACTGGGAAATTCCTCGAAAAAACATCGTTCTAGGAAAATGTCTAGGAGAAGGACAGTTCGGAGAAGTTGTCGAAGGAAAGGTTTTAGGCCTGTTACAGCAGAATGTCGTCACAACAGTCGcagtaaaaatgttgaaaa ATAGCCACACTGACGCGGATATGGTAAATTTAGTCATGGAAATGGAACTGATGAAACTCATTGGGGGACATGAAAATGTACTAAAACTACTCGGATGTTGTACACTCGATGGACCTTTGTTTCTCATCACTGAATACTCCTCTCATGGAAATTTACTCGATTTCCTCCGGAAAAATCATCCCTCCACCGGAGCCCAAAAGGTTACACAAAATCAGTTGTCCGAAGAAATACTAATGATATTCGCTCTACAAATAGCAAAAGGCATGGAGTACTTGGCTTCCATTAAA ttcGTCCACCGAGACCTCGCAGCTCGAAATGTTCTAGTATTTGACAACAATGTCGTGAAAATAGCTGATTTTGGATTAGCCAGAGACATTCGACAAATGTACTACTACAGATTAAAAACTGGTGGCCAACTTCCAGTCAAATGGATGGCACCAGAAACGTTTACAGACAGACGTCACACATCAAAATCTGACGT GTACAGTCTAATGAGCAAATGCTGGAATTATCTGCCCGAAGACCGACCAGAATTTACAAATATCATTAAAGACTTGGATGACATACTGACGAATTGTGACAAA ACAATTAAAGAACCTGATGTTAATGACTCAAACCTTACAACAGAATCCGATGACACAGAAAATGAAACCGACGATGAATTGGTAGTTCGTCTTGAATGA
- the LOC135838014 gene encoding fibroblast growth factor receptor homolog 1-like isoform X1, with protein sequence MQQQINKMGMEIISMSQWVKRVVIENDIALDENESDMLRLPNVSIQYTSIPRFAEDATVPKDEYELPPDANWEIPRKNIVLGKCLGEGQFGEVVEGKVLGLLQQNVVTTVAVKMLKNSHTDADMVNLVMEMELMKLIGGHENVLKLLGCCTLDGPLFLITEYSSHGNLLDFLRKNHPSTGAQKVTQNQLSEEILMIFALQIAKGMEYLASIKFVHRDLAARNVLVFDNNVVKIADFGLARDIRQMYYYRLKTGGQLPVKWMAPETFTDRRHTSKSDVWSYGVLLWELMTLGDDPYSLYNDAEKLMDDIESGYRLKKPTNCSINTYSLMSKCWNYLPEDRPEFTNIIKDLDDILTNCDKTIKEPDVNDSNLTTESDDTENETDDELVVRLE encoded by the exons ATGCAACAGCAAATTAATAAAATGGGTATGGAAATAATATCTATGTCACAATGGGTAAAACGAGTAGTGATCGAGAATGACATCGCACTGGATGAGAATGAATCAGACATgttg AGATTACCAAACGTCAGTATCCAATACACGTCTATTCCAAGATTTGCTGAAGATGCAACTGTACCGAAAGATGAATACGAATTACCTCCTGATGCTAACTGGGAAATTCCTCGAAAAAACATCGTTCTAGGAAAATGTCTAGGAGAAGGACAGTTCGGAGAAGTTGTCGAAGGAAAGGTTTTAGGCCTGTTACAGCAGAATGTCGTCACAACAGTCGcagtaaaaatgttgaaaa ATAGCCACACTGACGCGGATATGGTAAATTTAGTCATGGAAATGGAACTGATGAAACTCATTGGGGGACATGAAAATGTACTAAAACTACTCGGATGTTGTACACTCGATGGACCTTTGTTTCTCATCACTGAATACTCCTCTCATGGAAATTTACTCGATTTCCTCCGGAAAAATCATCCCTCCACCGGAGCCCAAAAGGTTACACAAAATCAGTTGTCCGAAGAAATACTAATGATATTCGCTCTACAAATAGCAAAAGGCATGGAGTACTTGGCTTCCATTAAA ttcGTCCACCGAGACCTCGCAGCTCGAAATGTTCTAGTATTTGACAACAATGTCGTGAAAATAGCTGATTTTGGATTAGCCAGAGACATTCGACAAATGTACTACTACAGATTAAAAACTGGTGGCCAACTTCCAGTCAAATGGATGGCACCAGAAACGTTTACAGACAGACGTCACACATCAAAATCTGACGT GTGGTCATACGGGGTACTACTTTGGGAGCTCATGACGTTGGGTGATGATCCTTACTCTTTATACAACGATGCGGAAAAATTAATGGACGACATCGAATCAGGGTATCGCTTAAAGAAGCCCACCAATTGTTCGATTAACAC GTACAGTCTAATGAGCAAATGCTGGAATTATCTGCCCGAAGACCGACCAGAATTTACAAATATCATTAAAGACTTGGATGACATACTGACGAATTGTGACAAA ACAATTAAAGAACCTGATGTTAATGACTCAAACCTTACAACAGAATCCGATGACACAGAAAATGAAACCGACGATGAATTGGTAGTTCGTCTTGAATGA
- the LOC135837957 gene encoding uncharacterized protein LOC135837957, which yields MYLLKFFFVIFAYTVTLLITADHSNGQWDDEISSEFPEDIRNNVFTHLAVDEQGRWVYIDAVDYLYQLSSDLKLQIKHPTPQPEFSKCTISYYDCSKEARRKYMNENQVLVLDHLNQQLLSCSSYFPGLCHAHDTENISKMLATGSEPEVLTQGYQPMVAFIAPTLSPNSSTPASVLHVAFLIRSKEPAEFTLITTVRNTQQDHFLSNLGGNSIFYNGFTMAIYGFTYGSSGYFLVRGYNNAIKIDHENGNYSYSKFVLTCDDYFQKSNFSTAEHVSANKVLEKAYIHENRQELNSELKTGEKVLFTLFGMYVSGDDYNAKRTKGYVVCMHGINKVHSDKYEVLDGDLIYSYQCPSISPTGIAVTSVNNHTILFLGTSDGRLQKISIRGFHSPDVHTANLYADITIDQRSAINSDMLFDPEKNYLYVMTENKLAKVKVHNCNKYNTSGSCLRAKDPYCGWCFHSDRCCLKSECNDKQNSTEWISMPVEFIDCGEYKLCSQCLNSYLCYWNVNDKTCTSRQIWNDSSQRCDGGCSTGKMYSFLLGECPQFSIINETSTHMYIHADAEKKKIITVKYTIPVNSTNETFTCKFDTDGNETLKQLQPSHIRNVSFPSEHLSDGIIECNETIFTYDAQTANLTVNLSVLWNGSIYLENIANQQIILYKCANMSGQCETCLDKNYKCIFNSETGECKYDSSDVASDLNNHWWNDTEKCPNFASTRKTHWLMENIQLIIIIIVVIALTVVVAVFVIFYKKFKKRSQKMQRQINKMGMEIISMSQWVKRVVIENDIALDENESDMLRLPNVSIQYTSIPRFAEDSTVPKDEYELPPDAKWEIPRKNIVLGKCLGEGQFGEVVEGKVLGLLQQNVVTTVAVKMLKNSHTDADMVNLVMEMELMKLIGGHENVLKLLGCCTLDGPLFLITEYSSHGNLLDFLRKNHPSTGAQKVTQNQLSEEILMIFALQIAKGMEYLASIKFVHRDLAARNILVFDNYVMKIADFGLARDIRQMYYYRLKTGGQLPVKWMAPEALKDRRHTSKSDVWSYGVLLWEIMTLGDDPYPLYNDAEKLMDDIESGYRLKKPTNCSINTYSLMSKCWNYLPEDRPEFTNIIEDLDDILMNCDKAIKQPDVNDSKLTTESDDTENETDDELVVRLE from the exons ATGTATCTTCTCAAATTCTTCTTCGTAATATTTGCATACACCGTTACACTCCTTATAACCGCGGATCACTCGAATGGGCAATGGGACGATGAAATCTCGAGTGAGTTTCCAGAAGATATACGTAACAACGTCTTTACTCATCTGGCCGTGGATGAACAAGGGAGATGGGTATACATAGATGCGGTAGACTATCTTTATCAATTATCATCGGATctgaaattgcaaattaaaCACCCTACACCGCAACCCGAGTTTTCCAAATGTACTATCAGCTATTACGACTGTTCAAAAGAAGCAAGGCGAAAGTATATGAATGAGAACCAAGTACTGGTATTGGATCACCTAAATCAGCAACTTTTATCATGCAGTAGTTACTTCCCTGGTTTATGTCACGCCCACGATAccgaaaatatttccaaaatgctGGCGACCGGGTCCGAACCTGAAGTGCTGACTCAGGGTTATCAGCCGATGGTAGCTTTCATAGCTCCCACATTATCACCAAACTCGTCAACACCAGCGTCCGTACTACATGTTGCCTTTCTTATTCGCAGTAAGGAGCCAGCAGAGTTCACATTAATAACAACCGTCAGAAATACCCAACAAgaccattttttgtcaaatcttggaggaaattctattttttataATGGCTTCACGATGGCCATTTATGGCTTCACCTATGGAAGTTCGGGCTATTTTTTGGTTCGAGGATATAACAACGCAATCAAGATAGATCATGAAAATGGAAACTATTCGTATAGTAAATTCGTTTTAACTTGCGACgattactttcaaaaatctaatttttcaactgCAGAACATGTGTCCGCGAATAAAGTGCTCGAAAAAGCGTACATCCACGAGAATAGGCAAGAATTAAATTCCGAATTGAAAACAGGTGAGAAAGTATTATTCACACTTTTCGGAATGTACGTGAGTGGGGATGACTATAATGCAAAACGCACAAAAGGTTATGTAGTATGCATGCATGGTATTAATAAGGTACATTCCGATAAATATGAAGTTCTGGATGGAGATCTCATATATTCATACCAATGCCCTAGCATAAGCCCCACAGGAATTGCAGTCACCTCAGTTAATAACCACACAATCTTGTTTCTTGGTACCAGTGATGGTCGTCTACAGAAGATATCAATAAGAGGATTTCATTCGCCCGATGTTCATACTGCAAATCTTTATGCAGATATTACCATTGACCAAAGATCTGCGATAAATTCTGATATGCTGTTTGATCCTGAAAAAAACTACTTGTATGTAATGACTGAAAACAAACTCGCCAAAGTCAAAGTTCATAATTGTAACAAATATAATACATCAGGCTCGTGTTTACGTGCAAAAGATCCTTATTGTGGATGGTGTTTTCATAGCGATAGATGTTGCTTGAAATCAGAATGTAATGACAAACAAAATAGTACCGAATGGATCTCCATGCCGGTTGAATTTATTGATTGTGGTGAATACAAATTGTGCTCGCAATGTTTAAATTCTTACTTATGCTACTGGAATGTAAATGATAAGACTTGCACAAGTAGACAGATTTGGAACGATAGTTCTCAGAGGTGTGATGGCGGCTGTTCAACAGGGAAAATGTATTCTTTTTTGTTGGGCGAATGTCCACAGTTCAGCATCATAAATGAGACTTCAACGCACATGTACATACACGCTGatgcagaaaagaaaaaaataatcacagtGAAGTACACAATCCCCGTAAATTCAACCAATGAAACATTTACATGTAAATTTGACACAGACGGCAACGAGACCTTGAAGCAGTTGCAACCGTCACACATACGAAATGTCAGTTTCCCTTCTGAACATCTTTCCGATGGAATTATCGAATGTAATGAGACGATATTTACATACGATGCTCAAACAGCCAACTTAACTGTTAACTTGTCTGTTTTATGGAATGGCTCAATATATCTTGAAAACATCGCCAATCAACAAATTATCTTATATAAATGCGCCAACATGAGCGGTCAGTGCGAAACGTGTCTGGATAAAAACTACAAATGCATATTCAATTCGGAAACTGGAGAATGCAAATACGACAGCTCGGATGTAGCATCTGACCTGAACAATCATTGGTGGAATGACACAGAAAAGTGTCCAAACTTTGCAAGCACTCGAAAAACTCATTGGTTGATGGAAAACATCCAATTGATCATTATCATAATAGTAGTGATAGCACTTACTGTGGTAGTTGCAgtattcgtcattttttataaaaaatttaagaaaagaTCGCAAAAAATGCAACGGCAAATTAATAAAATGGGTATGGAAATAATATCTATGTCACAATGGGTAAAACGAGTAGTGATCGAGAATGACATCGCACTGGATGAGAATGAATCAGACATgttg AGATTACCAAACGTCAGTATCCAATACACGTCTATTCCAAGATTCGCTGAAGATTCAACTGTACCAAAAGACGAGTACGAATTACCTCCCGATGCTAAGTGGGAAATTCCTCGAAAAAACATCGTTCTAGGAAAATGTCTAGGAGAAGGACAGTTCGGAGAAGTTGTCGAAGGAAAGGTTTTAGGCTTGTTACAGCAGAATGTCGTCACAACAGTCGcagtaaaaatgttgaaaa ATAGCCACACTGACGCGGATATGGTAAATTTAGTCATGGAAATGGAACTGATGAAACTCATTGGGGGACATGAAAATGTACTAAAACTACTCGGATGTTGTACACTCGATGGACCTTTGTTTCTCATCACTGAATACTCCTCTCATGGAAATTTACTCGATTTCCTCCGGAAAAATCATCCCTCCACCGGAGCCCAAAAGGTTACACAAAATCAGTTGTCCGAAGAAATACTAATGATATTCGCTCTACAAATAGCAAAAGGCATGGAGTACTTGGCTTCCATTAAA tttgttcACCGAGACCTTGCAGCTCGAAATATTCTAGTATTTGACAACTATGTCATGAAAATAGCTGATTTTGGATTAGCCAGAGACATTCGACAAATGTACTACTACAGATTAAAAACTGGTGGTCAACTTCCAGTCAAATGGATGGCACCAGAAGCCTTAAAAGACAGACGCCACACATCAAAATCTGACGT GTGGTCATACGGGGTACTACTTTGGGAGATAATGACGTTGGGTGATGATCCTTATCCTTTATACAACGATGCGGAAAAATTAATGGACGACATCGAATCAGGGTATCGCTTAAAGAAGCCCACCAATTGTTCGATTAACAC GTACAGTCTAATGAGCAAATGCTGGAATTATCTGCCCGAAGACCGACCAGAATTTACAAACATCATTGAAGACTTGGATGACATACTGATGAATTGTGACAAA GCAATTAAACAACCTGATGTTAATGACTCAAAACTTACAACAGAATCCGATGACACAGAAAATGAAACCGACGATGAATTGGTAGTTCGTCTTGAATGA